The Raphanus sativus cultivar WK10039 chromosome 2, ASM80110v3, whole genome shotgun sequence genome includes a region encoding these proteins:
- the LOC108834587 gene encoding uncharacterized protein LOC108834587 yields the protein MASPKNKREVQRLTGRVAALNRFISRSTDKCLPFYDVLRGNKKFEWSDECEDAFKQLKHYLATPPVLAKPVEGEPLFLYIAVSATAVSGVLIREERGDQKPIFYISKTLLEKLAYAVVTSARKLRPYFQSHTIVILTTFPIRTILHSPSQSGRLAKWAVELSEYDIDYRPRTSAKSQVLADFMSSKQGSGIGIRLTSPTGEILEKSFRLEFHASNNEAEYEALIAGLRLAHGLKIRNIHDYCDSQLAASQYSGEYEARDERMEAYLKLVQNLSQDFDSFALIRIPRSENTQADALAALTSSSDPGLKRVIPVEFIEHPSIGPPVIINLIRDDNEEEIAVESEETPEQNEYGCDTPWLEAIRAYIIDGKLSLEKWAARKVRTQAARYVTVDGEIYKWKFSGPLMTCLEGHKARKVMEEVHSGSCGNHSGGRSLAVKIKRHGYYWPTIIGDCEKFTRKCEKCQRHAPTIRQPAEELSSITSPYPFIR from the exons ATGGCCTCTCCCAAAAACAAGCGAGAAGTTCAAAGGTTGACCGGGAGGGTCGCAGCACTCAATCGGTTTATATCCCGGTCGACAGACAAATGCTTACCCTTCTACGATGTCCTGCGGGGAAACAAAAAATTCGAGTGGTCGGATGAATGCGAAGACGCTTTCAAACAGCTAAAGCACTATCTGGCGACTCCTCCAGTTCTCGCAAAACCCGTAGAAGGGGAACCTTTATTCCTATACATAGCAGTATCAGCAACTGCCGTTAGCGGCGTCCTGATCCGGGAAGAACGTGGGGATCAGAAACCCATCTTCTACATAAGCAAAACACTGCTGGAAAAACTAGCGTACGCAGTCGTAACATCGGCGCGGAAGCTTCGACCGTATTTTCAATCCCACACCATCGTCATCCTCACAACATTCCCCATCCGAACTATCCTGCATAGTCCGAGCCAGTCGGGGAGGTTAGCTAAGTGGGCCGTCGAACTCAGCGAGTACGATATAGACTATCGCCCCAGAACGAGTGCAAAGTCTCAAGTCCTCGCGGATTTCATG TCGTCAAAACAAGGATCCGGGATCGGCATCCGTCTGACGTCACCAACCGGAGAGATCCTCGAAAAATCATTTAGATTAGAGTTCCACGCGTCGAATAACGAGGCAGAGTACGAAGCCCTTATCGCAGGATTACGATTAGCCCACGGTTTGAAGATACGAAATATCCACGATTACTGCGACTCTCAACTGGCTGCGAGCCAGTATAGCGGGGAGTACGAAGCCAGGGACGAAAGGATGGAAGCATACCTCAAACTAGTCCAAAACTTGTCCCAGGACTTTGATTCTTTCGCCCTCATCCGAATTCCTCGTTCCGAGAATACGCAAGCAGACGCACTCGCAGCCCTGACCTCAAGTTCCGATCCGGGACTTAAAAGAGTAATCCCGGTAGAGTTCATTGAACATCCGAGCATTGGACCTCCCGTCATCATCAATCTCATTCGAGATGATAACGAGGAAGAAATCGCAGTAGAATCAGAAGAAACGCCAGAACAAAACGAATATGGCTGCGATACGCCGTGGCTAGAGGCGATACGAGCGTATATCATCGACGGAAAATTATCTCTTGAGAAGTGGGCAGCTCGAAAAGTCCGAACCCAAGCCGCCCGTTATGTAACGGTCGACGGAGAAATTTACAAATGGAAATTCTCTGGACCACTCATGACGTGTTTAGAAGGACATAAGGCTAGAAAGGTAATGGAAGAAGTTCACTCTGGTTCCTGCGGAAATCATTCCGGCGGAAGGTCGCTCGCCgtaaaaataaaacgccacgggTATTACTGGCCAACAATAATCGGGGACTGCGAAAAATTCACACGAAAATGTGaaaaatgccagaggcatgctcCGACTATTCGGCAACCTGCGGAAGAACTCTCCTCCATTACGTCGCCATATCCTTTCATACGCTAG